Proteins encoded by one window of Mercenaria mercenaria strain notata chromosome 4, MADL_Memer_1, whole genome shotgun sequence:
- the LOC123553153 gene encoding uncharacterized protein LOC123553153 yields the protein MSLRLLSWFLLFHSGFGSSCNTKYHVKEACFRNYGTPRDVITNVTSLAMCASLCFEDDSCASVLFDGFKKICFTNSGFAKNLTANCGLKYAYFVQSSCKVLSNLGNVCDTEDDCTDVGSTCLEGLCSCKAGYSLNQSSSTCLQFCDLYGTTFTAFVGFLLTGNNDVILENMNKTSCTAACINTTTFTCRTAELSDDNQCFLSTETAITRPTKYIAYNGYTYFQRNCE from the exons ATGTCATTGAGATTGTTGTCATGGTTTCTACTGTTTCACAGTGGTTTCGGCTCTTCTTGCAACACAAAATATCATGTGAAAGAGGCATGTTTTAGGAACTATGGGACGCCTCGTGACGTTATCACTAACGTCACTTCCCTTGCAATGTGCGCGTCGCTGTGTTTTGAAGATGACAGTTGTGCGTCTGTATTATTCGACGGCTTTAAGAAGATCTGTTTTACAAATTCAGGATTTGCAAAAAATCTGACGGCAAATTGTGGTCTTAAATATGCTTATTTTGTTCAG AGCAGCTGTAAAGTATTGAGCAATCTTGGAAATGTCTGTGATACAGAGGACGACTGTACTGATGTTGGTAGCACGTGCCTAGAAGGTCTGTGTTCGTGTAAAGCGGGATACAGCTTGAACCAATCAAGCAGTACTTGCTTGCAGT TCTGCGACCTGTATGGCACAACGTTCACGGCGTTTGTAGGATTCCTTCTTACTGGTAATAATGACGTAATTCTCGAGAATATGAACAAAACATCGTGCACGGCAGCTTGCATAAATACTACAACTTTCACGTGCCGCACGGCAGAACTTTCAGATGACAACCAATGTTTCCTTTCGACAGAAACTGCGATTACTAGACCGACAAAGTACATCGCATACAATGGTTATACATATTTCCAGAGGAACTGCGAATAA
- the LOC123552615 gene encoding PR domain zinc finger protein 13-like, which produces MDETRGISRKVHVIAGSVIPYGSWYGPVQKIDFHKEPERLLGETGTAIKIITDMGMLQAKNPSQNPWYQYLLPARDIHEQNLNLFRSRDGHLYLRATRDIDKGEVITCWYDEALAWEINVPYLTPANIIGIGRYCCTMCQKEFIYPNHLKLHIMRTCSGFEKSKDSLLHQDHTTESFPSSLTYISTVNTFPHDRKCNQDMIIKTENKRQDVCLPHSQVSTHLQDSCISRYTLKASFELVPNVPTYAVLRERRPYQIDVGNNLKTDLYVTSRQNQNSHQLDTDEEEPIEILKKSCSIMSSNKGHLCVFCGKLYSRKYGLKIHLRTHTGYKPLKCKICLRAFGDPSNLNKHIRLHAQGSTPYQCSICGKVLVRRRDLVRHLKSRHPNEVSQ; this is translated from the exons ATGGATGAAACACGTGGAATTTCGAGAAAAGTCCACGTCATAGCAGGATCGGTTATACCGTATGGAAGCTGGTACGGTCCTGTCCAGAAAATAGATTTTCACAAAGAACCAGAACGACTGCTTGGTGAAACTGGTACTGCAATTAAG ATTATCACTGACATGGGAATGCTTCAAGCTAAAAATCCTAGTCAGAATCCATGGTACCAGTACCTACTGCCTGCACGGGATATTCATGAGCAAAATCTGAACCTATTCCGATCACGTGACGGGCATTTATATCTCCGAGCTACGAGGGATATAGATAAAGGGGAGGTAATCACTTGTTGGTACGACGAGGCTTTAGCATGGGAGATAAATGTGCCGTATCTGACACCTGCAAACATCATAg GAATCGGCAGATACTGTTGTACAATGTGTCAAAAGGAATTCATCTACCCTAACCACTTAAAACTCCATATCATGCGCACGTGTTCTGGATTCGAAAAGTCTAAAGACTCGCTGCTACATCAGGATCACACCACAGAGAGTTTTCCATCTTCCCTTACTTACATATCAACAGTAAATACATTTCCTCATGATCGGAAGTGTAATCAAGACATGATTATTAAGACAGAGAACAAAAGGCAGGACGTGTGCTTGCCGCATAGCCAGGTGTCTACACACCTCCAGGACTCGTGTATAAGTCGTTATACACTCAAAGCTAGCTTTGAATTAGTTCCAAATGTGCCAACGTATGCTGTATTACGCGAACGTAGGCCGTACCAAATTGACGTTGGAAACAATTTGAAAACAGACCTTTATGTCACCAGTAGGCAAAACCAAAATTCACACCAATTAGATACAGATGAAGAGGAACcaatagaaattttgaaaaagtccTGCTCAATTATGTCATCCAATAAGGGTCACCTGTGTGTTTTCTGTGGCAAACTTTATTCTCGGAAATACGGCCTGAAAATTCACCTTAGAACTCACACGGGATATAAGcccttaaaatgtaaaatatgtctgCGGGCATTTGGTGACCCTAGCAACCTGAATAAACATATTAGACTGCACGCGCAGGGGAGTACACCATACCAGTGCTCTATTTGTGGTAAAGTTCTCGTACGGAGACGAGATCTCGTGAGACATTTAAAATCTCGCCATCCAAACGAAGTATCACAGTAG